From Dictyoglomus sp., one genomic window encodes:
- the nifV gene encoding homocitrate synthase: MKKEDIKIVDTTLRDGEQTAGVVFSKTEKVQIAKMLDELGVHQIEAGIPVMGGDEEEAIKAIVKSGLKASIMGWNRAVISDIEASLRCGVDAVAISISTSDIHIKYKLRKTREWVLENMVKACEFAKKHGVYVSVNAEDASRTDLDFLLEFARLAKQAGADRLRFCDTVGILEPFTTYEIVKKIIDEVGIPVEMHTHNDFGMATANALAGVKAGATYVGVTVNGLGERAGNAALEEVVMALKYIYNVDLDIKTFKLKEICEYVAKASARELPLNKTIVGKNIFAHESGIHADGVLKYPKTYEVFSPEEVGGERQIVIGKHSGTHALIRKFSEYGIQLSEEEATELLKSVRALAVELKRPLFDKELMYLYQDYLNKKAETKGV; this comes from the coding sequence ATGAAAAAAGAAGATATAAAAATAGTAGATACTACATTAAGAGATGGAGAACAAACAGCAGGTGTAGTATTCTCTAAAACTGAAAAGGTACAGATCGCTAAAATGTTAGATGAATTAGGAGTACATCAAATTGAGGCTGGAATTCCAGTCATGGGTGGTGATGAAGAAGAAGCAATAAAGGCAATTGTAAAATCTGGACTTAAAGCAAGTATTATGGGATGGAATAGGGCTGTTATTAGCGATATTGAAGCTTCTTTAAGATGTGGGGTTGATGCAGTAGCAATCTCCATTTCTACTTCTGATATTCACATAAAGTATAAATTAAGAAAAACAAGAGAATGGGTATTAGAAAACATGGTAAAGGCTTGTGAATTTGCTAAAAAACATGGAGTATATGTCTCTGTAAATGCAGAAGATGCATCAAGAACTGATCTAGACTTTCTATTAGAATTTGCAAGACTGGCAAAACAAGCAGGGGCGGATAGACTAAGATTTTGTGATACTGTAGGTATTTTAGAACCCTTTACCACTTACGAGATTGTGAAAAAAATAATAGATGAAGTTGGAATTCCTGTAGAAATGCACACTCATAATGATTTTGGTATGGCTACAGCTAATGCCTTAGCAGGAGTTAAGGCAGGAGCAACTTATGTAGGAGTAACAGTAAACGGATTAGGAGAAAGAGCTGGAAATGCTGCTTTAGAAGAAGTAGTTATGGCTTTAAAATATATCTATAATGTAGATTTAGATATAAAAACCTTTAAACTTAAAGAAATTTGTGAATATGTTGCAAAAGCATCTGCAAGAGAGCTTCCACTAAATAAAACAATTGTAGGAAAGAACATTTTTGCTCATGAATCTGGAATCCATGCAGATGGAGTTTTAAAATATCCAAAAACTTATGAGGTCTTTTCTCCCGAAGAGGTAGGAGGAGAAAGACAGATAGTAATAGGTAAACATTCAGGAACCCATGCTTTAATTAGAAAATTTTCCGAATATGGAATTCAACTAAGTGAGGAAGAAGCAACAGAACTACTTAAATCTGTTAGAGCTTTAGCTGTAGAGTTAAAGAGACCTCTTTTTGATAAAGAATTAATGTATCTATATCAGGATTACTTAAATAAGAAAGCAGAG
- a CDS encoding TM2 domain-containing protein yields MARGFSDKSRKIALLLCIFLGIFGAHRFYIGKIGTGLLMLFIGFMWIVLSITLKMFYWYLFIPLIIWVLIDLITIIMGKMKDINGNLVWKW; encoded by the coding sequence ATGGCAAGGGGATTCTCTGATAAATCAAGAAAAATTGCCCTTCTTCTTTGTATTTTTCTTGGAATATTTGGAGCCCATAGATTCTATATAGGAAAGATTGGAACAGGACTTCTTATGCTATTTATTGGATTCATGTGGATAGTATTATCTATAACTCTAAAGATGTTTTATTGGTATCTTTTTATTCCCTTAATAATATGGGTATTAATTGATCTTATAACTATTATTATGGGAAAAATGAAGGATATTAATGGAAATTTGGTTTGGAAATGGTAA